One genomic region from Salvelinus fontinalis isolate EN_2023a chromosome 18, ASM2944872v1, whole genome shotgun sequence encodes:
- the LOC129815070 gene encoding dysbindin-like isoform X1 yields MSSSGANLHNKRLPSETEHAQRVPGMDAAQQMKLRERQRFFEEVFQHDVDVYLSSAHLQIHDYKRPPIGSVSSMEVNVDMLEQMDLMDISDQEALDVFLGSGGDEGVLASPLPGKVVHGNNNNDKVINQGRSLHYTDGCDGKFRMSSTSSTNSQNTNEDGRDTQVVQSDDEDVHADTVLLRGSPPGKDEKKDRFILSS; encoded by the exons CGGAGACCGAGCATGCTCAGAGGGTCCCAGGAATGGACGCAGCCCAGCAGATGAAACTAAGAGAGCGACAGCGCTTCTTTGAGGAGGTCTTTCAGCACGATGTGGATGTCTACCTGTCCTCTGCTCACTTGCAGATTCATGACTATAAGAGAC CTCCCATTGGCAGTGTCTCGTCCATGGAGGTTAATGTGGACATGCTGGAGCAGATGGACCTCATGGACATCTCTGACCAGGAAGCACTGGATGTCTTCCTCGGCTCTGGGGGGGATGAGGGGGTGCTGGCCTCCCCTCTGCCAGGTAAAG TAGTTCATGGAAACAACAACAACGATAAGGTAATCAACCAGGGACGCTCTCTCCACTACACTGACGGTTGTGATGGGAAGTTCCGCatgtcctccacctcctccactaacAGCCAGAACACCAATGAGGACGGACGGGACACCCAAGTCGTCCAATCAGATGATGAAGATGTGCATGCCGACACAGTCTTGCTGAGGGGATCACCCCCAGGGAAAGATGAGAAGAAGGATCGGTTTATCCTCTCTTCCTAG
- the LOC129815070 gene encoding dysbindin-like isoform X2, with translation MSSSGANLHNKRLPSETEHAQRVPGMDAAQQMKLRERQRFFEEVFQHDVDVYLSSAHLQIHDYKRPPIGSVSSMEVNVDMLEQMDLMDISDQEALDVFLGSGGDEGVLASPLPVVHGNNNNDKVINQGRSLHYTDGCDGKFRMSSTSSTNSQNTNEDGRDTQVVQSDDEDVHADTVLLRGSPPGKDEKKDRFILSS, from the exons CGGAGACCGAGCATGCTCAGAGGGTCCCAGGAATGGACGCAGCCCAGCAGATGAAACTAAGAGAGCGACAGCGCTTCTTTGAGGAGGTCTTTCAGCACGATGTGGATGTCTACCTGTCCTCTGCTCACTTGCAGATTCATGACTATAAGAGAC CTCCCATTGGCAGTGTCTCGTCCATGGAGGTTAATGTGGACATGCTGGAGCAGATGGACCTCATGGACATCTCTGACCAGGAAGCACTGGATGTCTTCCTCGGCTCTGGGGGGGATGAGGGGGTGCTGGCCTCCCCTCTGCCAG TAGTTCATGGAAACAACAACAACGATAAGGTAATCAACCAGGGACGCTCTCTCCACTACACTGACGGTTGTGATGGGAAGTTCCGCatgtcctccacctcctccactaacAGCCAGAACACCAATGAGGACGGACGGGACACCCAAGTCGTCCAATCAGATGATGAAGATGTGCATGCCGACACAGTCTTGCTGAGGGGATCACCCCCAGGGAAAGATGAGAAGAAGGATCGGTTTATCCTCTCTTCCTAG
- the LOC129815070 gene encoding dysbindin-like isoform X3 produces the protein MDAAQQMKLRERQRFFEEVFQHDVDVYLSSAHLQIHDYKRPPIGSVSSMEVNVDMLEQMDLMDISDQEALDVFLGSGGDEGVLASPLPGKVVHGNNNNDKVINQGRSLHYTDGCDGKFRMSSTSSTNSQNTNEDGRDTQVVQSDDEDVHADTVLLRGSPPGKDEKKDRFILSS, from the exons ATGGACGCAGCCCAGCAGATGAAACTAAGAGAGCGACAGCGCTTCTTTGAGGAGGTCTTTCAGCACGATGTGGATGTCTACCTGTCCTCTGCTCACTTGCAGATTCATGACTATAAGAGAC CTCCCATTGGCAGTGTCTCGTCCATGGAGGTTAATGTGGACATGCTGGAGCAGATGGACCTCATGGACATCTCTGACCAGGAAGCACTGGATGTCTTCCTCGGCTCTGGGGGGGATGAGGGGGTGCTGGCCTCCCCTCTGCCAGGTAAAG TAGTTCATGGAAACAACAACAACGATAAGGTAATCAACCAGGGACGCTCTCTCCACTACACTGACGGTTGTGATGGGAAGTTCCGCatgtcctccacctcctccactaacAGCCAGAACACCAATGAGGACGGACGGGACACCCAAGTCGTCCAATCAGATGATGAAGATGTGCATGCCGACACAGTCTTGCTGAGGGGATCACCCCCAGGGAAAGATGAGAAGAAGGATCGGTTTATCCTCTCTTCCTAG